In the Arthrobacter sp. 31Y genome, one interval contains:
- a CDS encoding SRPBCC domain-containing protein: protein MENLFSHPESEPESSRPDGDGLEPLIITVVVPTNVSHAFQGFTDHPHLWWPLEQESVNGEGSHVEFEENLILETAEDGRTSVWGTIDDWQPPLSFHASWYPASTPLWSTEIRVVFRAVEEGTEVRLIHDGWEGAEDPAASRASYAEGWPGVLERYVRFMGGAVA, encoded by the coding sequence ATGGAAAATCTCTTCAGCCACCCAGAGTCGGAGCCCGAGTCGTCCAGACCGGACGGTGACGGCCTGGAGCCTCTCATCATTACTGTTGTGGTGCCCACCAATGTTTCTCATGCCTTCCAGGGGTTCACCGATCATCCACACCTCTGGTGGCCACTGGAGCAAGAGAGCGTGAACGGCGAGGGATCTCATGTTGAGTTCGAAGAGAACCTGATACTGGAGACGGCCGAGGATGGCCGCACCTCAGTGTGGGGGACCATCGACGATTGGCAGCCCCCGCTGTCCTTCCATGCCAGTTGGTATCCGGCCAGCACGCCCTTGTGGTCCACGGAGATCCGCGTGGTTTTCCGGGCAGTGGAGGAGGGCACTGAAGTTCGCCTGATCCATGATGGTTGGGAAGGCGCCGAGGATCCTGCGGCCTCCCGCGCTTCTTACGCCGAAGGCTGGCCCGGGGTCTTGGAGCGCTACGTGAGGTTCATGGGCGGAGCCGTTGCCTAG